A single Pyxicephalus adspersus chromosome 8, UCB_Pads_2.0, whole genome shotgun sequence DNA region contains:
- the TRNT1 gene encoding CCA tRNA nucleotidyltransferase 1, mitochondrial, with amino-acid sequence MLLSRVLTSCRRLTTMRLQSPEFQALFTEGLQTLTGLFTQEKHELRIAGGAVRDLLLGKQPHDIDFATTATPEQMKDIFLKAGIRMINNKGEKHGTVTARINDQNFEVTTLRVDLKTDGRHAEVQFTTDWEQDAERRDLTINSMFLGFDGTLYDYFNGYEDLKKNCIRFVGDPAKRIKEDYLRILRYLRFFGKIADKAGVHSPATLDAIRDNASGLSGISGERIWVELKKILEGRHVTHLMQLIYELGVAPHVGLPEDGNLEEFARVCSQAEHLSPKPMTLLSALFSHPDIVQKLDLRLKISKEEKNLALFILKERRELRVDHTDREPLKPFQDYIIDSRESDIQKKVCELLKYQGEERLLKEMESWTLPRFPISGHDLRRLGISSGKEIGRILLELRQQWKESGYRCDKEELLNSIQGKGS; translated from the exons ATGTTGCTGAGCAGAGTGCTGACCAGCTGCAGGAGGCTGACCACCATGAGGCTGCAGAGCCCAGAGTTCCAGGCCCTGTTCACTGAGGGGCTACAGACCCTGACAG GCCTGTTCACGCAGGAGAAGCATGAATTGCGCATTGCTGGTGGGGCTGTCCGTGACCTCCTGCTGGGCAAGCAGCCTCATGATATCGATTTTGCCACCACTGCCACCCCGGAGCAAATGAAGGATATCTTCCTGAAAGCCGGGATTCGGATGATCAACAATAAGGGGGAGAAGCATGGAACCGTCACGGCGAGG ATTAATGATCAGAACTTTGAGGTCACCACGCTGAGGGTGGATCTGAAGACCGACGGGCGGCACGCAGAGGTGCAGTTCACCACCGACTGGGAGCAGGATGCGGAGAGGCGGGACCTAACCATCAACTCTATGTTTTTGG GTTTTGATGGGACACTTTACGATTATTTCAACGGCTATGAGGATTTGAAGAAAAACTGCATCCGATTTgtgggtgacccagcaaaacGAATTAAGGAGGATTATCTGCGAATCCTGCGCTACctcag GTTTTTCGGGAAGATCGCAGACAAAGCCGGAGTCCACAGCCCAGCTACACTGGATGCCATAAGAGACAATGCATCTGGACTGAGCGGGATCTCGGGGGAGAGGATCTGGGTGGAACTGAAGAAGATCCTGGAAGGAAGACACGTCACTCATCTGATGCAGCTTATATATGAGCTGGGCGTGGCACCCCATGTTG GATTACCAGAGGACGGGAACCTGGAGGAGTTTGCCCGGGTCTGTTCACAGGCCGAGCACTTATCTCCTAAACCCATGACCCTGCTGAGTGCGCTCTTCTCACATCCAGATATCGTCCAGAAACTGGATCTGAGGCTGAAGATATCCAAAGAGGAGAAAAACCTTGCGCTGTTTATACTGAAAGAGAGACGAGAGCTGAGGGTGGACCACACGGACAGGGAGCCACTGAAACCATTCCAGGACTACATTATCGAT TCCCGAGAGTCTGATATCCAAAAAAAGGTGTGTGAACTGCTGAAATACCAAGGCGAAGAGCGGCTTCTGAAGGAGATGGAAAGCTGGACTCTGCCTCGCTTTCCCATCAGTGGTCACGACCTCCGGCGATTGGGAATTTCTTCAGGGAAGGAGATTGGGAGGATCCTGCTGGAACTCCGACAGCAGTGGAAGGAGAGCGGATACCGATGTGACAAAGAAGAACTTCTGAATAGCATCCAAGGGAAAGGATCCTGA
- the CRBN gene encoding protein cereblon: MAEEEGEEDPINNNMGNQLQLIPESEEDEDMEMEDPDGGDSEAPTIINFDTSLPTSHAYLGVDMEEFHGRTLHDDDSCQQIPVLPHLQVMLIPGQTLPLHLSRPQEVSMVRGLIQRDRTFAVLAYSDGIQREAHFGTTAEIYAYREEQEYGIETVKVKAIGRQRFQVLEMRSQADGIQLARVQILPERVLPCPMTSVQLDSQNRHQVLPLSKGTGRGPQSSCQWLHKYRRRKFYGANLTSWPCWLYALYDADSLMERVKRQLHEWDENLRDDSLPANPIDFSYRVAACLPIDDSLRIQLLKIGNAIQRLRCELDIMSKCTSLCCKRCHDTEITTKNEIFSLSLCGPMAAYVNPHGYVHETLTVYKALNLSLVGRPSTENSWFPGYAWTIAQCRVCGSHMGWKFTAVRKDLTPHRFWGLTRSALQPRIPVPEDEDARQDQSPILCL, translated from the exons ATGGCGGAGGAAGAGGGAGAGGAGGATCCTATCAATAACAACATGGGCAACCAGCTGCAGCTTATCCCGG AAAGTGAAGAGGATGAGGACATGGAGATGGAGGACCCAGACGGAGGAGATTCGGAGGCCCCCACCATAATTAATTTTGACACCAGCTTGCCTACATCTCATGCA TATCTAGGTGTGGATATGGAGGAGTTTCACGGTCGGACGTTACATGATGATGACAGTTGTCAGCAGATCCCGGTGTTGCCTCACTTGCAAGTTATGCTTATTCCAGGTCAGACTTTGCCCCTGCACCTCTCCCGGCCACAAGAGGTCAGTATGGTCCGGGGCCTCATTCAGAGGGACAGAACATTCGCCGTGCTTGCTTACAG TGACGGAATTCAGAGAGAAGCTCACTTTGGAACAACGGCTGAGATCTATGCATACCGGGAGGAGCAGGAATATGGCATTGAGACGGTGAAAGTGAAAGCTATTGGCAGGCAGAGGTTCCAGGTTCTGGAGATGAGGTCACAGGCAGATGG GATTCAGTTAGCACGGGTACAGATACTTCCGGAGAGGGTTCTGCCTTGTCCAATGACATCAGTCCAGCTGGATTCCCAGAATCGCCATCAGGTCTTGCCATTAAGTAAAGGAACCGGGAGGGGCCCTCAAAGCAGCTGCCAATGGCTGCACAAATACCGCCGG AGAAAGTTCTATGGTGCCAATCTAACGTCCTGGCCTTGCTGGCTCTACGCTTTATATGATGCT GACTCTTTGATGGAGCGAGTGAAGCGGCAGTTACATGAATGGGATGAGAATCTCCGGGACGACTCTTTGCCTGCTAATCCGATAG attTCTCGTATCGAGTAGCGGCATGTCTTCCTATTGATGACAGCCTGCGGATCCAGCTGCTAAAGATAGGAAATGCCATCCAACGTCTACGCTGTGAGTTGGACATCATGAGCAAA TGCACATCCCTCTGCTGTAAGCGCTGTCACGACACTGAGATCACAACTAAGAATGAGATTTTCAG TCTGTCCCTTTGCGGCCCTATGGCAGCCTATGTGAATCCTCATGGCTACGTTCATGAGACACTGACAGTCTACAAAGCCCTAAACCTGAGCCTGGTGGGCCGACCATCTACAGAGAACAGCTGGTTTCCAGG GTACGCCTGGACAATTGCACAGTGTCGGGTGTGTGGGAGTCACATGGGCTGGAAGTTCACGGCAGTCCGTAAAGATCTCACTCCACATAGGTTTTGGGGTCTGACCCGCTCAGCTTTGCAACCGCGAATTCCGGTGCCAGAAGATGAGGACGCCAGACAGGATCAGTCCCCCATTCTCTGCCTGTGA